The Chrysemys picta bellii isolate R12L10 chromosome 16, ASM1138683v2, whole genome shotgun sequence DNA window atgagtcaacagagttacactgttgcaaaaaatagcaaatatcattctgggatgtattagcaggagtgttgtgagcaagacacgagaagtaattcttccgctctactccacactgattaggcctcagtggagtattgtgtccagttctgggcacaacatttcaggaaagatgtggacaaattggagagagtccagagaagatcatagagggtagggatcggatacagagggacctagacaaattagaagattgggccgaaaaaaacctgatgaggttcaacaaggacaagtgcagagtcctgcacttaggacggaagaatcccatgcactgctacagactagggaccgaatggctaggtagcagttctgcagaaaaggacctaggggtcacagtggacgagaagctggatatgagtcaacagtgtgctcttgttgccaagaaggctaacagcattttgggctgtataagtaggggcattgccagcagatcgagggacgtgatcgttcccctttattcgacattggtgaggcctcatctggaatactgtgtccagttttgggccccacactacaagaaggatgtggaaaaattggaaagagtccagcggagggcaacaaaaatgattaggggtctggagcacatgacttatgaggagaggctgagggaactgggattgtttagtctccagaagagaagaatgaggggggatttgatagcagccttcaactacctgaaggggggttccaaagaggatggagctcggctgttctcagtggtggcagatgacagaacaaggagcaatggtctcaagttgcagtgggggaggtccaggttggatatcaggaaaaactatttcactaggagggtggtgaaacactggaatgcgttacctagggaggtggtggagtctccttccttggaggtttttaaggcccggcttgacaaagccctggctgggatgatttagctgggaattggtcctgctttgagcagggggttggactagatgacctcttgaggtcccttccaactccaatattctatgattctatgattctatgataaaaaatgattaaaggtctagaaaacatgacttatgagggaagattgaaaaaactgggtttgtttagtctggagaagagaagactgagaggggacatgatcacagttttcaaggacgtaaaaggttgttacaaggaggagggagaagaattgttctccttaacctctgaggataggacaagaagcaatgggcttaaattgcagcaaggaaggtttaggttggacattaagaaaaacttcctaactgtcaggatggttaaacactggaataaattgcctagggcggttgtggaatctccatccttggggatttttaagagcaggctggacaaacacctgtcagggatagtctagataatacttagtcctgccttgaatgcaggggactggcctagatgacctctcgaggtcccttccagtcctacgattctatattTGCAATATCCCTTccttggaatataaaatgtgtGTCAGGTAGTgctgaaattctctctctctgctctagGATGTTGGATCTACCCTGAGCAGATACATGGCTCTCCCTCACGCCCCCTCACACTTCACAATGCTGGGAAAGAGCTTGGAGAGGATGTTAGCACCGCATCTCCCCGGGGCTCTACAGCCAAATATGTGGGGGAGGTCACATTATTGATACAAATCCTGAAGTTCTCACCCTTTTATGGAAGACTCTGGAATTATCCAATCAGTGGATAGATCGACCGAAAGTATTTCCTGGAGATATTACATCCCTGCGGTCTTTAGTGGGCAAATTTTTACAACACTTAACATGGGAACCTCCTGTCCCTGAGAGCCTGGAGGTGAAGGAGTGAATTGGCCATGGAGGTcctgcaccactacaggctgggtaCTGAGTGGCTAGGccgcagttctgcagaaaaggacctaggggttacagtggatgagaagctggatatgagtcgacagtgtgcccttgttgccaagaaggccaacggcatattgggctgcattagtaggagcattgccagcagatcgagggaagtgattattcccctctattcggcactggtgaggccacatctggagtactgtgtccagttttgggccccacactacaagaagaatgtggaaaaattggagatagtccagcggagggcaacaaaaatgattaggggactggaacacatgagttatgaggagaggctgagggaactgggcttgtttactctgcagaagagaagagtgggggggatttgatagcagccttcaacaacCTGAAGGGGGTTCCGAAGAGGATGTAGcgtggctgttctcagtggtagcagatgacagaacaaggagtaatgttctcaagttgcagtgggggaggtctaggctggatattaggaaaaagtttttcactaggagggtggtgaagcactggaatgggttacttagggaggtggtggaatctccttccttagaggtttttaaggcccggcttgacaaagccctggccgggatgatttagttggtgttggtcctgctttgagcagggggttggactagatacctcctgaggtcccttccaaccctaatcatcTATGATATATTCTATGACCCATTTCCCCTTTTATCCCCAGAGCGGGTCTGTCCAGGCCAGAGTTGAAGACTATGAATCGGATCTCTGGGGGAAGGTTGCTCTGCTGTGAAGCTGGGACGAGTAGAGGAATTCTAACTCCAGGCCCATTACAGCAGCGACTCACTGGCAAGAACTTATAATGAGTCACTAAATGAAATATAACCATGTGAAATTGTTCCTGTACAGGCGGGAGACGGGGAAGTTCCAGCAGCCAGTGGAGATTTCTCCTGAACTGGAAGTGAGACTCAGTGATTTCTCCCAGAAAACTAATGCTCTCATGGAGATTCTGAGGAAATTCAAAGGTACCTAGAAGGGATCTAGGAGGGGAAATTGGGATAAACCTGTGAGACAGTGGGAGGAGAATGGGTCTGGCCAGTTGGTTCATAGTTAGATGATGCATCTATTTAATTGTTGGGTGAGAATGCCACACGCTTGGGGACCAAGTATCAGtgcgtagccgtgttagtctgtatccacaaaaacaaccaggagtcctgtggcaccttcaagactaacagatttatttgagcataagcttggGGACCAAAACACTCAGGTTTATGAATTCAAACCTTTATGTGTACCACAAGCATGCCTTGCCATTACAATTACTATTAAAATAAGAAATGACAAAGAAATACTGGCCAGTTACCATCTCCTGGGGCATCGGCGGATTTCTCCTACGACGCTCTGACTACCCCTTACAATGTCCGACGTTATACACATCCAAATTATATATGTGTTAGTTCTTTTCCAATCACCTTTGAGTGTTACGAATATTAAATAACTTATGTAACTCATATAAAACACATACACCAACTTTTTAAGGCCAAGGGTTTTGCTGTCCAAGATAGTTTCATGTTGTTGTTCTCTTTTCTGATTGGTTGATTACCATTGATTATGCATAGGTCACTTTGACCCTTTTCTGTACCTGGGGGTTGTTCGACCTTGTTAACTGCTCTTGGGCAGGACATTTTGGGGATCTGTTGTCTGTCAGCACATTGTGCGGTCGAAACATCTCTTTGTGCCACATAGCGATTTATAAAaagcaacggagggtcctgtggcaccttttctgttagtcttaaaggtgccacaggaccctctgttgctttttacagattcagactaacacggctacccctctgttacatAGCAATCTATGAGCACATCACTTAAGAACAAGGTCACTTAAAACAACAATTCCTTGTGTCAAGCAAACTCCTCACTGGGCCAAAGCCAAGCAAGTCGGCATAATCACACAGTCTCGGTCCGTCCAAACTTGAGCAGAAGAAATGACCCACATACCAATTCCCAATGCTTAATGTAATAAACAGTGGAAAGCAGAGAACGATGTAGCCGGGGCCCAGGGACCAAGATGTCTCGCATCAATTCATGACTTACCAAAGATCACAATATTCAGGCCCATATTGAGCAAAATGGCCTAATTTTGGCCACCAGTGTTTCTTTCCCAACTTGAGAACTCCAGAGCTGTTTAGCACCCACAGCTgcagaaatcagtgggagctacagGTGCCCAACCCCTCTGAGAACCAGACCGCAGGGGCTTAAAGGTTGGCACCCACAATTAAAGGCCACGTGTTCAATCTGGATCCAGTCCATCGCTCTGATCCAGTCGTGTGTCGCAGGCGGGGTGGAAGAGGAAGGGGGTGGACCACAGTTAGAGGGAGGTGGGCAGCGACAAGCTGGGACTCTGGTACTCCGCACGCTGGCCAAGACACATGGGGACCCCCTAATAGGGATGTAACTCTGGCTGGCTTCTTCTTAGCCCGTGCCAAGCTCtgcaccaggccctgcagccactGAAGAGCGGAGTCACAAATGGGCTCCCCTCTCTCTTGTAGCCGATACAGGCCCAGTGAGCCAAccttccccctgcctcagtttcccccatggaTAAAATGATTCTATTATTGTTCATATTTCTGCCTATGGTGGACGAGGGCCCCCTTGTGTCGTTCTCTGTAGAGACGCTGAGTAAACAGACCCAACAGCTCACAATTAGAGCCAGGGATTTCGCAAGCTCTGAACATCCTGTTAGTGTCAAAGGGACCTGAGTGGGTAAAGTTCCTGTTATGATAAAAATCTTTGCGTCATCTGGGTCTAGTTTATGACAAAAGGCAGCAAATGAATGAAACAAACCAGCTGGAGTCTGAAGGGGCGGATGAAGGAAAAgtaactctctctctcacagattGTATGTCCTACGATGGTTGTGAGGCTTCATGGCTTTGATTGCATGGCTGGGAGATGCCTGAatggtccctcaatggctattagccaggatgggcagggatggtggccctcgcctctgtttgccaggagcagGGAAATGAGCCACAGGGGATGAtgaatcacttgatcattacctgttctgttcattccctctggggcacctggcattgggcactgtcggaagacaggatactgggctagatggacctttggtctgacccagtatggccgttcttatgagaggGAAGAGAAGGTTTCAGATTAATTTATATTAAATAcctgagtgtgtgtctgtgtctgtttcTCTGTCGTGATTAACACATAGCTCTATGAGTTCAGAGTGGGAATGCTGTTATAAATAGGAATGCCTGAAATCCCCTCTCgtttctcctttccccctccagcCACTCTGCCGCCTAAACTGGAGACAAAAAGAGGGGAACCCCTAGGAGCACACAGACAGGGTGAGTTTGCCGGTGGAGATTGTCTTTCAACCATGAGAAAACTCCAGCGAAAATGTCTTCGTGGGAGGGTAGCTGAAGTTACCAACCAAACCGACGCCGACCATCACACCCAGCCCGGCATAGAAACACAATGAGGGGATCCCCACGCTGAAGTCACACAGGCAGTCCTGACGCCAGCCTGAACAGAAACGCTCTTCCCTGCCCAGCACCCGAGCAGAGCCCCGTCACCGGCCCTTGCCTTTACCCCATGGCTCGTCTCCGACATCCGGCCTTTCccccgggcagggctgggctctgccGCTGGAGCTGCTCACGGCTCCATGGATTGGGGGGATGCTGTCCCTCGGGTGCTGCTCCCCTCCCTACTctcggggctgggggctgccccacccAATGCCCCCACCGGGTCCTCTCTGGTCTTGGGTGGCTTTTCCCCAATGCTGCACTTCCTTCTCGGCCCCCCGGCCGGGGAGTGGAGCTTCCCGCTGGGGGTTAAAGCTGGTACCTGCCCCCTCCTCACTCAAAGCTCCTGACACCTTCCTGCTGGGAAAGCGAGAAACGAGAAACTGCAGTGACCCCTCTGctcagcctcagggcagaggcagcTCCCCGGGACCCAGGACGGTCCCGGCCAGAACAGGGCTGCTGGGGACTCTGAGAAATGgtcccaacctccttcccccccacctccacctgggCTGTGCTTTGCCCAGGGGTGCCAAAATGGGGGGGGTCCAAGGGGTCATGAGCCTCCCCCCTTTGAAAGTGGATGGGCCTGGCTTTTCACCATGGGCCCGGCCCCCTCCTCAGCCTGGAAGCTGCAGCCGGGTCATGATAAGAGCCgcccgggcagctgtggggagccgtggGCTCTCCACCTGCCTGGAGTGGGGGGGGCTTGAAAGCAGCCCCCCGCCGAGGTCCccctcccagggcaggtggagactCACGGCTCCCCACAGCCGCCCAAGTTTATGATGACCCGGCTGCAGCTTTTTAGCCAGATCATGGTAGAGGGGCCTGGGGTCCCTGGCTCCGACTTCTGGATtggccggggggcagggccttaggaggaagaggaggggcagggccacagagggGGGGCACATAGGGGGTGgggcctcttcctccccaccacaCTTTTAGGAAGACCCCGTTGCCTCTAGCTCTGCCCCTAACACTCTGATTCTCTCTTCTCCCCGCAGTGAATGTGaccctggatccagacacggctcacCCCGAACTTGTCCTCTCTGTGGATGGGAAAAGCGTGAGATGGGGACACACCCGGCGGGTTCTGCCTGACAACCCAGAGCGATTTGACTCTGAGCGCTGCGTGCTGGGCAGCGAGGGCTTCACCTCGGGGcgacattgctgggaggtggaagtgagggtgcaggaggggggacaTTGGGcagtgggggtggccagagagtctgtgaggaggaagggatggatcaACCTTAaccctgaggaggggatctgggcggTGGAGCGGGGCTGGTGGGGTCAGTTccgggctctcacctccccagccacccgcctgcccctgcgccgggtccccagcaggatccgggtttcTCTGGACTGTGAACGGGGGCAGGTGACGTTTTCTGATGCGGTTAGCGAgaccccgatcttcactttcccgccgggCTCCATCCCCGGCGAGAGAATCCgcccctggctctgggtgtgGAGATCCCGGCTCAGGCTGTGTCCCCCAGGGGACCCCAAAACCGGCCTGCCTAGTCTCCGGTGTCCTAGTCTTTATGACTGTGGAGGACTGCTGTCATCCTACCGATTTTCTCCCTGCGGGCTCTGCGACCCTGCCGGCTCCCTGGAGTCGCTGGACTTTGAAGCCACGGAGAGCAGGGAGTGACGGAGGGAGAGCACACTGTTCTCTGTGGTCCAGGATGACTCTGACCAGGGGCGTCTCTAGCTAGCTATCATCCCAGTCTCTGTGACCCTGGAGGACTCTCATCTCCCCAGCCCCCCTGGCACTTTATCTCTGACGCCTGaaacctcctccccccttcctccctgcagcACCAGTATTTggagggttgggggcagggagtgtttTGTACAAATCTGTGTCATTAGATCTCACGGGGGTCTCCCAGCCAGCacctctcccccaggggccaAAGTCACCTTCCTCTGTAACTCCCAGACAGCTGGCCACATTGTGaaattgtcacacacacacacacacacgtgggaTGGGCAGGGGTGCAGATAGACCCAAAACCATTatataatctttttaaaaaatcatcatttcgggtcagtctcatgattttttttttttaaacttctgaggttggcaggggcagggtgggtttaACCAGAGGGACTAGGAGAAGCGAGACGAAAAtgggaattaaaataaaacaagaatgaAGGGAGAGTCTGGGAGAAATGGTGACAAATTAGAAATGAAAAGTGTGAAAGGAAAATATGCCTGGCAGGGGAACCGGCCAGGCAGCAGAAAGAGGGGAAGGGATCAAATCAGGGGAAAGAACGGAGAAGCCAATGATCTGCggcagggaggggagaacagTGAGAGAGACCCGGGAAAATAAACAGGGATGGGAAGTGAGGGCTAGAAAAATGCCGAGAAGAAAAGGGAACATGAGTGACACAGAGATTTATGAAACGTTCCTGCAAGTGAGACTCTTACGCCGTAATTCCTTCTGTTAGTTCCTGCATGTTTGTGCTACTGTGGTGCCATGaagaaaactgttctcagtagCTGGGGAATCTCCTTTCCCATCCGCCTTTTACTCTCCAGCTGTCCAGTTACTTATTGTCAATAAAACATTACAAACAATTCTCCCCGTCTCTTCCCATTTCGTGTCCCAGCTGCGCTTGCTGGGGGCAGAGGCCTGGGCTTGGCAGGGTtctttgcccctcagagttcctgcagcatagacataattttttttttaactgggattttcatttccttcccccccccccccccgcccccgctcccggAGTTCAAGCTGATTGGGTGAGCTCTCCTCTTCATGGCTGTGGGGGAagaatcaacaaagtcttttgtccaatgagtagggttaccatattttgagtgtccaaaaagaggacactccacggggccccgccctcagccccgccccaactccacccattccccaaagtccccgccccaactctgccccctcccctgcttcccgcgaacatttgattcgcgggaagcctgaagcaggcagcaggtaagctggggggggtggggggaggaggcgcggcccagtctggcccccccaaccaAGCGGCTCCCGCCGgcggccagccccggccccagcgtctccagcctggctcggctcctggggtgccggcccccggcccagcagccccggcccccagcccagcactgccggccccggcccagccccggcccccagccccgcagcccccggccgagcacccccggccccggcccggcccccggaccagcactgccggcccggccccggccccgcacccccgggccagcccccggccaagcaccgccggcccagcaccgccggcccggcccccgccccagcacccagCGGCACcagcccctccctattttcccggacatgttcggcttttggggatttccccccggacggggatttgaggcccaaaaagccggacatgtccgggaaaatccagacgtatggtaaccctaccactgAGGCTTGTCTGATGTCTATGGGCCGCCTTTTGGTGGCGAGGAGATGACCCCTTTTGTGATAGACCAGTATGTCACACTTAATGACGCCTCCCTCCTGATGGTTTACAGTGGCAGAGCAAATATTTTTATAGTTACCGAGCAAACATTTAACTATTACCTTAtaacggggtaggcaacctatggcacgcgtgccaaaggcggcacgcgtgcggattttcagtggcactcacactgctcaggTCCTGGCCGcctgtccggggggctctgcattttaatttaattttaaatgaagcttcttaaacattttaaaaaccttatttactttacatacaacaatagtttggttctatattatagacttatagaaagagaccttctaaaaatgttaaaatgtatgactggcacgtgaaaccttaaattagcgtgaataaatgaagactcggcccagcgcttctgaaaggttgccgacccctgccttataaTGTGGGAGACAgatattacaagtgagattaatgcaggcaacAACTCAAGCATTTCATAACatttaaatgccttttttaaaaatccaacccCTCTTTTACCACACTAACACGCACAAGAGCCGGACTGGTTGCCAGCTATGATGGTTCGGCGAGGCCTCAGGGTCTGGGCATGAGCTGGTGCTGGGTCTGCCAACATCATCCAGAAAGGAGTTGAAGAAAGGCTTCTCAGCAGAGTGTGCTAACCACCAGCGGAATGCTCCGATTTTAGTCTGTTTAATTCTTTGGGTGCTGTGGGCTTCAGATAAACTTTATTCTGTACATTTGCTCATTTCTATCTTCTGGTTTTTAACTTTGTCACGCCGCGAGTATTCAATCCATATGACTCTGCCTTAAAATGCTAAACAGTCCCCACAAGCAAATGCCTTGACAGGACTCGAAGAAAAGCAGCCTGTGTAACTTTAAGTGAAAACTCTGCGGGCAAAGGTTGAGGAATGATTCCATAAAATCAAAGAATCAAGTGAGACTTCCCCCTGCAagaaaaaaagcaacaacaaccTCCTTGTGAAAGAAATCTATTCGCAACCTCCAGCTGCCAGGGAACAGAAGGCAATTTTCAATAAAGTAGCCAGTTCACATTATCAACTGCAGTAATATTTTGtcacatatcagaggggtagccgtgttagtctgtatccacaaaaacaacgaggagtccggtggcaccttaaagactaaccgatttatttgggcagaagctttcgtgggtaaacaACCCAACTTCTTCAGTTGCATGGAGTGAAATGcatctccatgcatctgaagaagtgggtttttttacccacgaaagcttatgcccaaataaatcggttagtctttaaggtgccactggattccTAGTAATATTTTGGTCACTGTTGGGTGGCTACAGCATGTCTTTCTCCAACCACATCGTTCACACTTTTTCTTTACATTCACATACATAGTCTGATTGGCTGCACACCTGATATGCCACGCAAGGGCCAGAGGTGCAAATTTGAAGTCATTTGGGGTCAAAGGGTTCTTGAGATACAGACACCCCACACTCACACACAACCTGCTTTTAAAAGGCTGTGAGCTAGGCCTGGAACACCCAGCAAAAACCTGTCCATGGCTGGTTGCCGgaacctccccccaacacaccctGGAGACTGCCCTGGGCTGGAAGGCAGAATAACACAAATTAATCTCTTCTGCTTTGCCTGGCCCCTGTTAACATGTCTGtgtatttctcagcagttttACTGGCTGAGGCTTCACAGCCTGGGGCAGTACCTGTCACCATTACCTATGCTTCGCAGATGAGGTAAGAGAGGGTGCAGAAGGTGAACACAGACAAAGCTGGGCAGAttcttcacagattttaaggccagaaggggccactctgcttccccaaactaattcctagagcatcagttagaaaaaaaaaatccatccttgatttaaaaacatgtcagagatggagaatccaccacgcccCCTTTGGGAAATCGTTCCGATGCATAATTACTTTCCCCATTAGAAATGTACACCGTAATTCCAGGTGTCTCTCTAATACAGCAGCGCCGCACCTCAATCGCTTCACCACACGGCCTTTTGAAATGAACCTACCAGATCCACTAGGCAGAATTTCAGGCTTGGTGCATGGCTCAGCACAGAAATAGGGGTGCAGTGGATTCAGGCTTGGAACGGTTGCCAGATTCCTACTGCATTAGTAGCCCAAAGTCACTTACAAACTAGCCCCAAAGTAGCCCTGGTCCTTTTATTGAAACAAAGTTTTTTAACACCACATTTGTCTAATCTGATCTTTCACCACTAGCATAAATGAGCTGATGTTAAACTATAGGGGTTAAGATGAACAGGCATAAATTTGTCAAGGGGGAAAGTAGTATTAGAGAGCAAGTATGTGTATGAATTAACAAATGAAGGGGGCGGGGATGAAATTAATGATGGCTCAAAAGTAGCGGAGATACCAAACTGTTAAAAAAAACtcttaaaaaaatcagtgaaacataacataagaacataagaacagccatactgggtcagaccaaagctccatcagcccagtatcccgtcttctgacagtggccaatgccaggtgccccaaagggagtgaacctaacaggtaatgatcaagtgatctctctcctgccgtccatctccaccctctgacaaacagaggctagggacaccattccttacccatcctggctaatagccattaatggacttaacctccatgaatttatccagttctcttttaaaccctgttatagtcctagccttcacaacctcctccggcaaggagttccacaggttcactgggcgctgtgtgaagaacttccttttatttgttttaaacctgctgcccatttatttcatttggtagcccctatttcttatattatgggaacaagtaaataacttttccttattcattttctccacatcactcctgattttattgacctctatcatatccccccttagtctcctcttttccaagctgaaaagtcctagtctctttaatctctcctcatatgggccccattccaaacccctaatcattttagttgcccttctctgaaccttttctagtgccagtatatcttttttgtgatgaggagaccacatctgtaaaaAACGATGTAATTCAACGATGGATGTTAGCAGCATGGATCTATAATGAACAGATTTTTACAGCCACAGCTGACAAATTGTTCACGTTGTCTTGGGCTTATGTGTGCTGAAGGGTTTATGCACGTAGATAAATACAAAAGGATTAAGTTGGAAAGAGGTTCCTGGTGTGTCATTGTAAGGCTTGGCCAGAGTAAACATCACCTCGGAGACTCTGCCACCCTCAGAAATGTTAACGAGTAGGTATAACAGGAGATGAGAACGCTGACCAGCTGGAAGAGAAGGCGATACAGCAGACGCACAGCTGCAGAATGGCTGCATGAGGGTAGCAGTTGCTTGTACCTGCAAGTGGGAAGGACCAGCAGCTCTTCAAAAGGTATTCTGGTATTGGGAAAAAGGTCTTAGAAAAGTGTGACCCCACTCTGGGGAGATTTGGTCAAATCCAGGCATTCAGAGAGGCATGAGTGTTTCTATATCATAGCCTATggactgacccaaagcccattgtagGTGTAAACGGGGGAACGTTCCTGGTTTATACATGACCGCGGTGGAATTGGCTGgtggaaggatctgagtcccagctcccactccctttacccagagccctgcccgacttcgagggctccccttccaccctcctgtgtggcagagtcctcatagccccaacaaggctgggcccaggattcctgtgggctcgacccccaaccttgtcgtggtcacttaggacaggggcaaggttgtccccactccggggtgctctctcCGCTCTGGACGCTTCCCCGACCCACTGATCACTGCACTCAGTTCAAG harbors:
- the LOC101938625 gene encoding butyrophilin subfamily 1 member A1-like isoform X2; the protein is MEILRKFKATLPPKLETKRGEPLGAHRQVNVTLDPDTAHPELVLSVDGKSVRWGHTRRVLPDNPERFDSERCVLGSEGFTSGRHCWEVEVRVQEGGHWAVGVARESVRRKGWINLNPEEGIWAVERGWWGQFRALTSPATRLPLRRVPSRIRVSLDCERGQVTFSDAVSETPIFTFPPGSIPGERIRPWLWVWRSRLRLCPPGDPKTGLPSLRCPSLYDCGGLLSSYRFSPCGLCDPAGSLESLDFEATESRE
- the LOC101938625 gene encoding butyrophilin subfamily 1 member A1-like isoform X1; amino-acid sequence: MGRREAVFSTVIAPASAQPSPAPQHPAGRGAGTALHPPGLGGNPGSCRRSRATLPPKLETKRGEPLGAHRQVNVTLDPDTAHPELVLSVDGKSVRWGHTRRVLPDNPERFDSERCVLGSEGFTSGRHCWEVEVRVQEGGHWAVGVARESVRRKGWINLNPEEGIWAVERGWWGQFRALTSPATRLPLRRVPSRIRVSLDCERGQVTFSDAVSETPIFTFPPGSIPGERIRPWLWVWRSRLRLCPPGDPKTGLPSLRCPSLYDCGGLLSSYRFSPCGLCDPAGSLESLDFEATESRE